The window aaagtgaaattccaacagacagtaggatctcgtagctatattgcacactgcgaggctcttgtaaatagctgctagttccttcttttttctgtggcatattatcgtatctatattgacttgttccaaatacagaggaaagcccgtgcggaccaaaaagaacctgaaccgaatgcagtgcaaatcttcaaggattgccacaccagcaagatgaagggcatgagcacaccagttcaagccgctgttgtaagtccttactcctcctgcctttgaactgattggtattgtgatgtgttcatttaactgcttggtttgcagccaatgtcagttactctgttcacttttatacacagttgtcttaacgtatcatttcaccttacatggtttaaaagagatgaaggatattactttggtcttgatctgtaatctagttgtgatgttcacgtgcgcacacaatgatacaatagcctgtttgttttatatccgtttgcccatgatatgaatgatgtcatactatgttcatcctactttaaaccatgtctctttatccttagatgtcaacgaatgtgaggaaatagacaatacagtaggcatgctacatggacatatgttccgaaagtgattttgttatgtagttggcactacaatacatgttaatgtattacagtagttcatcagaataagttatgtataaacgtgaaacctactttgtttatttttgtctcattagtaacttatctggtacactaatctacaagttcaaactttcagcaagctatggaacaaatgattgaacagccacaaccacctgaaggtgacgaggctaccacatgcacaatgtcacctcttgctgtaGTGCATCcatatctctccactaacagtgcaaaaagcaccttcctgcgtaattctgggttggttgtcaaggtaacctcgtccaaatcgcctactgaacaaaatcttccgaCTAGACAGATCGAGACCAAAATAATATGTCGTTTGTTCCTGTTggtggtcttgatctgtaatctagttgtgacgtcgttttggaaacaagaatagtggttgacaaatgtcatccagatatgaatggttttgaaaccataCTATCCgacatttgcttcgttgttcaagagcaatggcggaaaaaagggaagatcgtgctgctccatcagattctacagcctgaaacattagcactcaggtcaaatgatctgtgcttctatacatctgatggtgcttttatctgcaaggactgtaaactttatgccaacaggccttttgttgcatggttggaatttattttgttgtgatacaacatttatgatgctgccaaagacTGTAGTAATTATGACGCTATTTTTGTAttgtgtaggtttatcttagtaatgtattcggctgaAAGCtccgtaggagcccaacatgccaacattcatcgggcccattccaattggacTAAAATGATTATGGGCCAAAATTTGCATGTAgctcactaaaaatatctgggcctaaatcagcataagctttcatatttttctggtaggcctctGCCCATAGTGGGTCTTTAACAGgtctaaacataatttgggccctcagtaacaataggccgtttacagatgtaaatatctcgagcccataaaaaacatggtcctttaataggccgaaagtgggattgggccctgattgtgccaaataacccactcgTCTTATCAGGCCGAAATGGCggcccatttacaatgcggatcGTTCACAGGctgaaattcggacgggccgtaaatgcgtcgacctactacacgggcctttaacaggccaaaagtttggtcgggcttgattagtatcatttttatatgggccgttaataggcccgatgtgacgttgggccgcttatggcccatggattttgtccgacgttaacaggccgaaaatcacaacaggctGAAAGTGGCCTAAATCTATAGTGGGTCTCTAACAGGCcaaatgtcagacatggccgaatctgacccaaatccttcacggtcgtttatgggccgaaagtttcaatggcatATAAatggcccaaatgaagcaggacctttaacaggccggaaacacACTGGGCCATAATTCGGCCCAAATACTTAGCAGACTGTTAACGGTCCAGAAGTGACCAttggccgcgatgatgacaagtttaggatgGGTCGTTGaggggccgatttgacactagccgtacgggccttaactgagaatttgggcctttagctaggccggcccattatggtctgcaaaatcttgtgggcctttagctgggccggcccattatggtccgctaaatcttgtgggcctttagttgggccggcccatttaatttTATGTGCtgcttttgggccggtccacgtgtcaacatatcataggcgcatctcgcccattggatgagtgacacctgtgccaacgcggagctgacacatggtttcgtcggccaatgagaattttacacgtggaaaattggcattggtcgtggctgttagcgggttatcggatccaaaaccggacccgatagcttaacggcgacccgttacggtggatgccacgtgtcggtcacccttgacgaaagcacttccatgacgcggcatttatcgtcatggaagtggacacttccgtgatgataattttggtaatgtcatggaacacttctacgacaacacaggtatgacatCTTGATTCtctcataaaatcgtcatggatgtacatgcatgacagaaaacgtgacctactgtgacaaacacatatcatcacggaagtgtatttttttgtagtgctcgttatccttaatagcaacgatacatatgtgtcgtttccctttctgtcactgggatcaagcaccgtaagatcgaacccattacaaagcacctcttcccactgcaagataaatagatgaagttggccaaacaaaacccaaatatcggagaagaaatatgaggctataagcaatcatgcatataagagatcaaagaagactcaaataactttcatggataaaaagatagatctgatcataaactcaaagttcatcagatcccaacgaaaacaccgcaaaaagagttacatcatatggatctccaagagaccattgtattgagaatcaaaagagagagaggaagccatctagctactaactacggacctgtaggtctacaaagaactactcacgcatcatcggagaggcaccaataggcatgatgaacccctctatgatggtgtctagattggatctgtggtttctggaacttgcagcggctggaattgattttcgtcgccTCCCCTAgagtttctggaatattggggtatttatagagcgaagaggtggtgcgggaggccaccgaggtgggcataacccacctgggcgcgcctgggcccccaggcgtgccctggtgggttgtgcccccctcggggcatcCCTCTGGTACTTTTCCGgcccatcttgtgtcttctggtccagaaaaaatcaacaaaagtttagctgtgtttggactccatttggtattgatttcctgcaatgtaaaaaacatgcagaaaacaacaacggacactgggcactatgtcaataggttagtaccaaaaaattatataaaatgactataaaatgattgtaaaacatccaagaatgataatataacagcatggaaaaatcaaaaattatagatacgttggagacgtatcaacaactcatgtctatggttaggaaactttaaccatcttttgatcaacgagctagtatagtagaggcttactagggacacggtatttgtttatgtattcacacatgtatttaagtttccagtcaatacaattttagcatgaataataaacctttatcatgattaaggaaatataataataaccattttattattgcctctagggcatatttccatcactcTTATGGATGTGGTGGTAGGATGACACCAAAGTAGTGCTAGGTTGAACTTGCTATGGTCATGCATGCTTACTAATGCTCTTCTGTTCCATTACTTGCTCCTAGAGTTCTTCACTGCTTGctatttgtgtgttcaaatgcTTGTTACTTGAACTTATTGCTCCTTTGCATTGCCAGGGCAAGTGGTATGTGGTGTTCGAAGGCAGGGCTCAGGGGTTTACAGTTCATGGGAAGCTTGCAAAAAGATGAAGGTTTAAGGGTACAACGACAGCAACCATAGATGAAGGTTTAAAACTAGGCAGACGGCAGAAGATGCTTAATCTAAGTATCTACGAGAACAAGTTTCAGGGTACAACGACAGCAACCATAGATGAAGGTTTAAAACTAGGCAGACAGCAGAAGATGCTTACTCCAAGTATCTACGAGAGCATTCATGCAGCAAGGTTGAGGTTGGCAAGAAGGTGGATCGACCGTTAGGGCTGAAGAACTTCATCATCTTCGTCTAGTTCATCGTCATAGCAGTGTTGTGGCGTTGGTGTGCTCGGTGTGATCGTGTGTAAGGTGTAGTAGTATTGGTAAGCTCACCAAGTAGGGTACAAGGTGAGCACAACTCTATGCTCATATGTAATCAAACAACGTGCACCCGTGTGAGAACATGCAATGCGAGCAACCAGGGGCGGCTCCATCGTGGGGTCGTGTAGGGGTGGCCACCCCGGGTAAATTTTCGAAACCTAGGGTACCCCCCCTACTGATTTGCCCGCCGGCCACCATGGGAGGCGAGCAGGTTCGCTCGAAGGAATGAGGTCTCAACTGTCGACGAGGGAAGAGGAAAACGATTGGGTAGGTAATTGATCGCTAGCTATAGATGGGTCAATCAAGTAGTAAGCCCAATAAAAATTAGATGAGCCCATTAGTTATGCTATGGTACGCAGCCTGATTTTCATGTACACAATTACTTTTCTATCTATCATGGAACCGACTGTCCTGAACTCACGCCTCGAGCGATCACGCCCTGCCGACGCGGCGCCACATCCACTGTCGTCTCGTAGTCGCCGATGCTGCCTAGGTCTGTCCAGCCGATGGTGCTAGATGGAGAAGTAGAAGCGAGTCCGCCTGTTCACGATGTCGTCCACACGGGAAGCGGAGTTGCTGCCGCTGTCGTCGTCGTCGCCACTGTCCCTGCTCAAAACAAGAAACGAGCAGCCAACAGAGGCAACAAGGACCAGGTTCTTTCGCTCTCCCCTAGTCTTCTATCCTGTTCTATCTTCTATCATGTTTAACTTGTTACCGTGTTGGCCTAATTCTTGGAAGTTGAACACTGAAAATTAATTAAAAATATGATGTTACATGGACCTAAGAAGATGAAGCAGATTGAAACTTTTTTCAATCCTATCCCAGTAAATCAGTCTGGACCCCAAGTTTGTGAGTCTGAAGTAAATGCAACCATTTTAGAAGCTAATGTTCCTGAAGTGTTACGTTAAGAGACTGATACAAATAATTTGCAAGATGATGTTCCTCAAAGAGTTAATCCAGCTGACATTGAACCTGATCCGGCCTTCGAAAACAAATTGAAGAGTATGCTACTCCAGAAATCAGAGATGAAGTGAGAAGGGCGTATATCTCGAAAGATGCATGTCAGCCTAAAGATCACGATTTTGAACGCAATGAAGATGGCAGGGCATTTAGAGAAATATGGTATAAAGAGTTTGATTGGCTAGAGTATAGTGTAGCCAAAAAATCTGCTTATTATTTTCACTGTTTTCTTTTCAAGAAACCAACAATCAGTTCAAAGTTTGGGGCTGAAGTCTTCACCAAGACTGGGTATACAAACTGGAAGGAAGCAATCGAAAACTTCAGGCTCCATGTAGGTTCAACAAAGAGTGCTCACAACAATTCAAGAAGGCATTGTGAAGATTTTAAAAATCAGAAGCAAAGTGTGGCATATGCAATGACTACTCAAACTGAGAAGGAACATATTGAATACCAGAACCGATTGTTGGCTGTTGTTGGTGTTGTAAGGTTTCTCCTTAGGCAAGCCCTTGATTTTCGTGGTCATGATGAGTCTAAGAATTCAAGAAACAAGGGTAATTTTCTTGAGATGTTAGAGTGGTATGCTCAGAGATGTAAGGATGCAACTGATGTTCTCTTTGATAATGCTCCTGGAAATCATCAGATGACTTGTCATGAAATTCAGAAGCAATTGATGCAATCCTGTGCTGAAAAAACTATTGAAGTCATGATGAATGAGCTTGGGGATGGTCAATTCTCACTTGTTGATGAGTCCCGTGATGCGTCAATCAAGGAGCAAATGGCTGTGATTTTGAGGTTCTTGAATAAGCAAGGGGAGACTTTAGAAAGGCTGCTTTGTGTTGAGCATGTTGTTGACACCACATCTACTTCTCTCAAACGATCTTTGGATAAAGTGTTTGCTACCCATAATTTGAGCATGTCTAGGCTGAGAGGGCAAGGATATGATGGAGCCTCAAATATGTGTGGGCAACTTAATGGCCTAAAGAAACTAGTGCTAGATGATAATCCtcatgcattttatgtgcattgTTTTGCCCATCAGCTTCAACTAGTAGTTGTGGCTGCTGTGAAAGGAGTTCTTGCTGTTAGTGATTTCTTTGGCTATACAAATATCATTGTGACCACGGTAAGTGCATCTTGTAGAAGAAAAGATGCATTGTTGTAGAAACATCATGACAAGATTGTACTCCAATTGGAGAATGGGGAGATTATGAAGGGAAGGGGCAAACATCAAGAGACAACTATAGCACGACTTGGTGATACACGTTGGGGATCACACCAGAGAACTCTAGTTTGTATCTATCAAATGTGGGACTCGGTGATCCAAGTGCTATACGCTATTTGTTTAGATGGGGAAAATGACGACGACAAAGGCAAAGCATCAGGTTTGATGAAACAAATGGAAGTCTTTGAATTCGTACTCATATTGCACATGATAATTAAAGTTCTTGGTCTGACTAATGATTTGACACAAGCATTGCAACAAAAGGACCAAAACATAATCAGTGCAATGAACATGTTTGTCTCTGTGAAAAGGTTATTGCAGCATTTGAGGGATGAAGTGTGGGACCCACTTTTGGAGGCTGTAACTGCATTTTGTGTTCATAGAGATATACCGGTGCCAAATATGAATGATAATATTTCATCAAGGGGTTATCCAAGGAGTTCACGTAAGTCAGTCACTTGCTTCCATCACTATAAGGTAGAAATATTCAATGAGGTGATTGATAGAAACATAGCTGAGATGAACAGTCGATTTAGTGAAACAACAACCCGATTATTGATTTTTATTGCATGTCTAGATCCTAGAGACTCGTTCAATAGCTTTAACCATGACATTGCAAGCATTTACTCAGCAGACTTTGATCTAGAAGAACGGCAATTTTTGAGTGGCCAGCTTGACATATACATTGATGTGATGAAAAGGTCACCTACTTTTTGTGGTTGTGATAGTCTATCAAGTCTGTCCGTCAAGTTAGTTCAAACTAAGGAGTATTTGCTTTTCCATTGGTTTATCGACTCATCAAACTCGCATTGATATTGCCGGTAGCGGCAGCATCAGTTGAAAGGGCTTTCTCAGCCATGAATATAATAAAGATAGATTTGAGAAACAAGATAGGTGATGAATGGTTGAATGATATGATGGTTTGCTATGTTGAGCGAGATATATTTGCTGGGATTAAAGACAAGAAGATTATCGAACATTTTCATGGCCTAAGGAATCGCAGAGGCCATCTTCCAAACCCTATGTGTATAACTACAACTTAATGGTAAACATTTGTCTTATCTGTTGTTTGAACAAATGGCATACTATGCTGTGCTTTAGATTAATCTGATTGTTTGTACATGTTTCAGGTGTAGAAGATTAAATATTTGGGATAAAGCATGGAAGAtttaggggctgtttggtttgagactaagtttgcctaaggttgccacacctaaggttaggcaagtttgatcaATTTGGGtcggtgtttggttcaagccacacttTAGGCAAGCCACATTAGGGTCCCACATCACATACACtcaaaaaatgtggcaagattcccttaggcttgccaacttgtggctctcattttgaagaactaaccttaggcaagtgtggcaacatTGTATGGCAAAGTGTGGCATGGTTAAGCCTATAACCAAACAGCCCCTTAGCCAGCTCGGGAGTCCAAGTTAGACTTTATGTGATTTTTTGTGTTACATTTTTCCTAGTTCTTGAGACGTAAACTACTTTGATAAATTTATAGTGTTGACCGTCTTGCCTGCATGCATACTCTTGGCCAATTATTTTTCTTGATTGTCTTATTTAATTGTATCATGgctttgattttttttaaaagtcCGCCCCTGGTAACTTTAAATCTTGGATCCATTATGGGGAACGATTAGTTTGTTCTGAGGGGGCTACAAATCTGACGTTCCCAAGATAttttttttagaacgaaggctCAAGGGGAGCCCaactttgaattaacaaagccaacAACCGGCCAGGATTACACAAGGCCACCAAGCAAGAGCGACCGAAAGATACAAGGGAGCTGACAGAGCAGTTTACAACGCAACGCACACTACTGCACACATAAAAATACACATGAGAGATCTACAAGTAATGTCGAGGCCCGTTGCACATCGGCACCAAGAGCCAGGGAGCAGAGTAGCGTCAAGGATCAGCCAAAGGCCTGCAAGAACTGCGCGCAGCCGGTTCGTGTGGTTGGGATCACGAAACCTGTCTTCCAACGCCGAAGAGGACCCCAATCCTCTCGCCTAGGCTCGAAGGCACCGCACCGTCGGGTCGTTGGGCGCTCACCCGAGAGCAAGAGCAGGTGCCGGTCGAAACCCAGAGCAGGCATAGCACATCGTCCTCACCACGTCGAAGGCACACCACTAGCTGCACTGGCACCTGCCCGGGGTCACCGAGAGCAGAAGGAAAACCACTAGGAGGATTGTCGAAGAAACAAGCTGCAAGGACCCAAGGTTGAAGCTTGGGAAGCCTCTACTTGGACTCGCAGCCGACGAGCACTCTCCTATCTCGGCACCACTCACCCGTAGAACCAGACAAACCCAAGGCGGCGCCTCCAAGGAGGGAACGACGTGCAGGACGCCGCCACCGCCCAACCTGAGACTAGTTTTGGGCTTTCACCCGGGATCTGGGACGGGGATGGATACGGGAGACCTCCGCGGTGCCTCAAAGGAAGAAAGGCGATGCACGCACGCGCCCTCACCGCCGTGGTCGGAGATCCgaccaagggtttcccccggactCGAGATATGTCACCGGCACCCCGCCAGCACCGGAACTGGCAGCAAAGGCTGCAGATCGGACACAGCCGGAGGGGAGGAGTGAGCAGAGTAGGAGGAGGAGCTCGACCTTCAGATCTGGAGCGGAGGAAGACCGCGCCACGACCACCACCCGCCGGATCCGCGCCGCCCGAGCAGCCGCCGACTCCGGCCGACACATCCCGCGCACGCCGCCTTTCGCAGAGGCTGCGCCGCCTCGCCgtccggggccgccgccccggtgTCCGGGGTCCTTCACGCGGGAACGAAGCGACGAGAGGCCTTGCCGCCACCTTCATCGGCAGCCGCCGGGGCTTGCCAGGCGTCCCTCAGGTGGCGGCGAGGGGAGGGGATGTAGgaaggggtggcggcggcggggggaaaccctagtcgCCCCCGGGTCGCCCGCTGGGACGACAcgggagcgggggggggggggggggggggggacgttcCCAAGATATCCAGGTCCATAAAATTTGCATTGCCAATTTACTTTTCATTTTCTTCAGAATTTCTTTTGTCCCTAGAACTAGGTTGCCGAGTCAAGAAAACTTTATTCCTAGTTGGCGCCACTGCCTACTGAAAAACCTTTGCTTATAGAAAAACAATATATTCTGGTAAAAGAGACGTCGCAGACTACACCACCACGAAAACATCGCGCCAACAGCCCAAAACTTTGGAGCCGGCATTCTCGAAAAAAAAAAAAACTTTGGAGCCGGCGGCCACACCTCTGACCCAGCCCGCCGCTCCAGCAATCGGTGCCTCCCGCCAGGTCATCGATCCGCGGCATCCCTCCCGCGGATCGCGATCTCAGCCGTGCGCTGCATCTGCATCTGACGGCACAAACAcgcctccttcccctcctcccaTCTGTCGCCCCCGTTGAAATCCCCTCCCCACCTCCGGCAAATCACAACACAATTCCCCACCGCTCCTCGACCCCCATCCGCTCGCAGCTCGAACCAAGGAGAGATCGTCAGCCATGTCCGGCCGCGGCAAGGGAGGCAAGGGGCTCGGCAAGGGCGGCGCCAAGCGCCACAGGAAGGTGCTGCGCGACAACATCCAGGGCATCACCAAGCCGGCCATTCGGCGCCTGGCGAGGAGGGGCGGCGTGAAGCGCATCTCGGGGCTCATCtacgaggagacccgcggcgtGCTCAAGATCTTCCTCGAGAACGTCATCCGCGACGCCGTCACCTACACCGAGCACGCCCGCCGCAAGACCGTCACCGCCATGGACGTCGTCTACGCGCTCAAGCGCCAGGGCCGCACCCTCTACGGCTTCGGCGGCTAGGCTCTTCCTCGCCCCCCCCTCCTGCAGATCCCAAAAGTTTGATGAAACCGCGACTTTTTAGTTCTCTATTTGCTCTGTAGTTCGAACTGAATCGTGGAACAAAGTGATTCGCATGTGTTGCTGGAAATCAAACTTGTCTCAGTGAAATACTGTGTCTCTGATTTTGTTCTGCTGCATCTCTGTTTATGTGAAATTGGTCTTTAATCTGTGATGCAAAATTGCGTGCGCTTGGGAGTTGGATTGTCTTGCCATTCTTTTACCGGGAGACCCTGACGGATCGTACTTGCTCTCCGAACAATTGTGTATGGCCGAATTAGGAACATCATTTGCTCCGTTTCTGCTATTTGATCTTATGCATTTGTACCAGGCACCATTTATGATCCTTTTTTTAGGGGAATTTATGATCCTTATATGTTGCAACAATGTGTAATTCAGATTGGATTAGCCTGCATTTCATACATCGATTTCTAGATTGATTTGCCATGCCACTTGCTCTGTGCAAATCATCATGC is drawn from Aegilops tauschii subsp. strangulata cultivar AL8/78 chromosome 1, Aet v6.0, whole genome shotgun sequence and contains these coding sequences:
- the LOC109752178 gene encoding histone H4, giving the protein MSGRGKGGKGLGKGGAKRHRKVLRDNIQGITKPAIRRLARRGGVKRISGLIYEETRGVLKIFLENVIRDAVTYTEHARRKTVTAMDVVYALKRQGRTLYGFGG